The following coding sequences lie in one Treponema socranskii subsp. buccale genomic window:
- a CDS encoding AMP-dependent synthetase/ligase — MNTSKTIEKIKSLFEKDAAEKLPHNIPLLLRARAEAYPDYTLQIVKNEVGEYEHYSYKRVYNRVVETACALQKIGVTRGAFIGLMCDNRREWFILDHAILSLGATDIPRGLDSTGTEMAFILNFVKCEICIFENQKQLQKLFDCGTDVPTLKTVILIDSPTDDEIKKQAKAREIKIWKYIDLEDKGRHASEKERKAVEAEMDKTGADETATIIFTSGTTGTPKGVMLTHDNYIAQCEAVKLALPTTKDEDIWLSVLPVWHSFERAFQYFIVALKSSIAYSKPSAAIMLSDMAKVHPTWMCGVPRLWESLANGIFRQMKKENSVTQFSFNLAIKIGKAFSWASDRVRGRVCRYRNGTRIFDVLYGIVPFILLAPWYGICKVVVFKKIRAVLGGHMVAAISGGGALQSDIDSFYHAIGFNLLEGYGITEAAPVLSVRNPLKPRSGCVGVVFPAAEVRVVSINEDGSLGTEALPPGKKGIVEARGRQIMKGYYERPDLTAQVIDKDGWLNTGDIGMMTQDNEIKITGRAKDTIVLLGGENIEPSVIEASLLNSPYIERVMIVGQDKKYIAALIVPAKDALIEWANTTLVMYSSWESLLESNEVQMFFREEIERRVNEKTGFRTCERINRFVLLPNSFETGKEVNAKGEMMRYKITKIYAKEIKSLFA, encoded by the coding sequence ATGAACACGAGTAAAACGATTGAAAAGATTAAATCGCTTTTTGAAAAAGATGCGGCGGAAAAGCTGCCGCATAATATACCGCTTTTGCTTCGCGCGCGTGCCGAAGCTTATCCCGACTATACGCTGCAGATCGTAAAAAACGAAGTCGGCGAATACGAGCACTACAGTTACAAGCGCGTTTACAACCGCGTCGTCGAAACGGCGTGTGCGCTGCAAAAGATCGGCGTAACGCGCGGAGCTTTTATCGGCCTCATGTGCGACAATCGGCGCGAATGGTTTATCCTCGATCACGCGATTTTGTCTCTCGGCGCAACCGATATTCCCCGCGGGCTCGATTCGACGGGAACCGAAATGGCTTTTATATTGAATTTCGTCAAATGCGAAATCTGTATTTTTGAAAATCAAAAGCAGCTGCAAAAGCTCTTCGATTGCGGAACGGACGTGCCGACTCTGAAAACCGTTATCCTCATCGATTCGCCTACGGACGATGAGATAAAAAAACAGGCGAAAGCGCGCGAAATCAAAATTTGGAAATACATCGATCTTGAGGATAAAGGACGCCACGCTTCCGAAAAAGAGCGAAAAGCGGTTGAAGCTGAAATGGATAAAACGGGCGCCGACGAAACGGCGACGATCATCTTTACGTCGGGAACGACAGGGACTCCCAAAGGCGTTATGCTTACGCACGACAACTATATCGCGCAGTGCGAAGCGGTAAAGCTCGCCCTTCCGACGACGAAGGATGAAGACATCTGGCTGTCGGTACTTCCCGTATGGCACAGTTTCGAGCGCGCGTTTCAATATTTTATCGTCGCGCTCAAAAGCAGCATCGCGTATTCGAAACCGTCGGCCGCTATCATGCTTTCCGATATGGCGAAAGTTCATCCGACGTGGATGTGCGGTGTCCCCCGCCTGTGGGAATCGCTTGCAAACGGTATTTTCCGCCAGATGAAAAAAGAAAACAGCGTTACGCAGTTTTCGTTCAACCTTGCGATCAAAATCGGAAAAGCGTTTTCGTGGGCGAGCGACCGCGTGAGAGGCCGCGTGTGCCGCTACAGAAACGGCACGCGCATCTTCGACGTTTTATACGGCATCGTTCCGTTTATCCTGCTCGCCCCGTGGTACGGGATTTGCAAAGTCGTCGTCTTTAAAAAGATCCGCGCAGTGCTCGGCGGTCACATGGTCGCGGCGATTTCCGGAGGAGGGGCGCTGCAAAGCGATATCGATTCGTTCTACCATGCGATCGGTTTCAATCTCCTCGAAGGCTACGGCATTACCGAAGCGGCTCCCGTTCTTTCGGTACGCAATCCTTTAAAGCCGCGTTCGGGCTGCGTCGGCGTCGTCTTTCCTGCGGCCGAAGTGCGCGTCGTTTCGATCAACGAAGACGGCTCTCTCGGTACCGAAGCGCTTCCGCCCGGCAAAAAAGGTATCGTCGAAGCGAGAGGCCGCCAAATCATGAAAGGCTACTACGAGCGTCCCGATTTGACGGCTCAGGTTATCGATAAAGACGGCTGGCTCAACACGGGCGACATCGGCATGATGACGCAGGACAACGAAATCAAAATCACCGGCCGCGCAAAAGATACGATCGTATTGCTCGGCGGAGAAAATATCGAGCCCTCGGTTATCGAAGCCTCTCTTTTGAACAGTCCCTACATCGAACGCGTTATGATCGTTGGGCAGGATAAAAAATACATCGCAGCGCTCATCGTTCCGGCAAAAGACGCGCTCATCGAATGGGCGAACACAACGCTAGTCATGTACAGTTCGTGGGAAAGCCTTCTCGAATCGAACGAAGTGCAGATGTTTTTCCGCGAAGAGATCGAACGCCGCGTAAACGAAAAGACGGGCTTCCGCACCTGCGAGCGGATCAACCGCTTCGTACTGCTTCCGAACAGTTTTGAAACAGGCAAAGAAGTCAACGCAAAAGGCGAAATGATGCGCTATAAGATCACGAAGATCTACGCAAAGGAAATCAAATCGCTTTTTGCGTAA
- the hisH gene encoding imidazole glycerol phosphate synthase subunit HisH — MIGIVDYNAGNIKSVEHALESLGFPFTVSKRPSELAHCSRLIVPGVGEAAYAMHELSRTGFDSFLKDWSGAKKPILGICLGSQIIFDYSEEGDTACLGLVKGKIIKFSSLWQASHDEVPRLKVPHMGWNDLTYANGASPLLDGVAEHSDFYFVHSYVMQSEDASVVKAYTNYGGIVPAVVESGSVAAFQFHPEKSGAPGLRLLANYCRGDVPC, encoded by the coding sequence ATGATCGGAATCGTCGATTACAATGCGGGCAATATCAAAAGCGTCGAACACGCCCTCGAATCGCTGGGCTTTCCGTTTACGGTTTCCAAGCGTCCGAGCGAACTCGCGCACTGCAGCCGTCTCATCGTTCCGGGAGTCGGAGAAGCCGCTTATGCGATGCACGAGCTTTCGCGTACGGGCTTCGATTCTTTTTTAAAAGATTGGAGCGGTGCGAAAAAACCGATCCTCGGCATCTGTCTCGGCTCGCAGATCATCTTCGATTATTCCGAAGAAGGAGATACCGCCTGTCTCGGTCTCGTCAAAGGGAAAATTATTAAATTTTCATCGCTGTGGCAAGCCTCGCACGACGAAGTGCCGCGCCTCAAAGTGCCGCACATGGGATGGAACGATTTGACGTATGCAAACGGCGCTTCTCCCCTCCTTGACGGCGTCGCAGAGCACTCCGATTTTTATTTCGTACACTCCTATGTCATGCAGAGCGAGGATGCTTCCGTCGTCAAAGCTTACACGAACTACGGCGGCATCGTTCCCGCAGTCGTCGAAAGCGGCAGCGTCGCGGCTTTTCAATTTCATCCGGAAAAATCCGGAGCGCCCGGGCTTCGGCTCCTTGCAAATTACTGCCGCGGAGATGTGCCATGCTGA
- the rpe gene encoding ribulose-phosphate 3-epimerase, producing the protein MSTIRLSPSLLSADFAHLEAAFKLIEQKRASSVHIDVMDGSFVPQISYGQPVIASLRPCTKLPFDVHLMVEHPERQVDSFVDCGADWITFHIEGTIHVHRLVEYIKSLGKKAGIAFVPSTPVSALSEILPFVDLVLVMTVNPGFGGQTFIPSCIHKIEELAAIKKEKNLSFDISVDGGVNKATAPLVIGAGADIVVSGSAFFKGEFDLECV; encoded by the coding sequence ATGAGTACGATTAGGCTTTCTCCGTCGCTGCTTTCGGCCGATTTTGCACATTTGGAAGCGGCGTTCAAATTGATCGAACAAAAACGCGCTTCTTCCGTGCACATCGACGTGATGGACGGAAGCTTTGTGCCGCAAATTTCGTACGGGCAGCCGGTTATCGCTTCTCTCAGACCGTGCACGAAGCTGCCTTTCGATGTACACCTCATGGTTGAACATCCCGAGAGGCAAGTCGATTCTTTTGTCGATTGCGGCGCCGATTGGATTACGTTTCATATCGAAGGGACGATTCACGTTCATCGCCTCGTCGAGTATATAAAATCGCTCGGGAAAAAGGCGGGCATCGCTTTCGTACCTTCGACACCCGTTTCCGCACTTTCCGAGATTTTGCCCTTTGTCGACCTCGTGCTCGTCATGACGGTAAATCCCGGCTTCGGCGGTCAAACCTTTATTCCGTCGTGTATTCACAAAATCGAAGAGCTCGCTGCAATCAAAAAAGAAAAAAATCTTTCATTCGATATTTCCGTCGACGGCGGCGTCAATAAAGCGACGGCGCCCCTGGTCATCGGTGCGGGCGCCGATATCGTCGTGTCGGGTTCCGCGTTTTTTAAAGGCGAGTTCGATTTGGAGTGTGTATGA
- the recA gene encoding recombinase RecA: MATAAVNQMADKSEKLKALEAARLQIEKQYGAGSLMKLGTKADTAGFDVVPSGSILLDEALGIGGYPRGRIIEMYGPESSGKTTLALHAIAEAQKLGGIAAFIDAEHALDPQYAKSLGVNIDDLWVSQPDTGEQALEIAEDLIRSGAVDIIVIDSVAALTPQAEIEGDMGDSHMGLQARLMSQALRKLTAIIGKSNAILVFINQIRMKIGIMFGNPETTTGGNALKFYSSVRLEIRRIESIEGKGDEEAMGNRVRVKVVKNKVAPPFRKVELDIYFGKGVSAAASLLDSAVKHGLIEKRGAWYSAGDDKIGQGKENAVQFLETNKEYAANIEKKLRAELFPGQALKMKDGAAKSDAGKADVKSDAAKPAAQKADARPAADAKKSDGGKAGAKPAANEEELF, encoded by the coding sequence ATGGCAACGGCAGCTGTAAACCAGATGGCGGATAAGTCGGAAAAATTAAAGGCTTTGGAAGCCGCTCGGCTCCAGATCGAAAAGCAATACGGCGCGGGTTCTCTGATGAAGCTCGGCACGAAAGCGGACACTGCGGGTTTCGACGTGGTTCCGTCCGGTTCGATTTTGCTTGACGAAGCGCTCGGCATCGGAGGCTATCCTCGCGGGCGTATCATCGAAATGTACGGACCTGAGTCTTCGGGAAAGACGACGCTCGCTCTCCACGCGATCGCCGAAGCGCAAAAGCTCGGCGGCATCGCAGCTTTTATCGACGCGGAGCACGCCCTCGATCCTCAGTATGCGAAAAGCCTCGGCGTCAATATCGACGACCTTTGGGTATCGCAGCCGGATACGGGAGAACAGGCGCTTGAAATCGCAGAGGATTTGATCCGCTCGGGTGCGGTCGATATCATCGTCATCGACTCGGTCGCAGCTTTGACTCCGCAGGCCGAAATCGAAGGCGATATGGGCGACAGCCACATGGGTTTGCAGGCGCGCCTTATGAGCCAAGCGCTCAGAAAGCTTACGGCGATCATCGGCAAGTCGAACGCGATCCTTGTGTTTATCAACCAGATCCGCATGAAGATCGGCATCATGTTCGGAAATCCCGAAACGACGACGGGCGGCAACGCGCTTAAATTTTATTCGTCGGTGCGCCTCGAAATCCGCCGCATCGAATCGATCGAAGGGAAGGGCGATGAAGAAGCGATGGGAAACCGCGTGCGCGTAAAAGTCGTCAAAAACAAAGTCGCTCCTCCGTTCCGCAAAGTCGAACTCGACATCTATTTCGGAAAAGGCGTGTCCGCGGCGGCGAGCCTGCTTGATTCCGCGGTAAAGCACGGTCTCATCGAAAAGAGAGGCGCGTGGTATTCGGCGGGAGACGATAAAATCGGACAGGGAAAAGAAAACGCGGTGCAGTTCCTCGAAACGAATAAAGAGTATGCCGCAAACATCGAAAAAAAATTGCGCGCCGAACTGTTTCCCGGGCAAGCGCTCAAGATGAAAGACGGCGCGGCAAAGAGCGATGCGGGAAAAGCCGACGTAAAATCCGATGCGGCAAAACCCGCCGCACAAAAAGCGGATGCTCGCCCTGCCGCCGATGCGAAAAAAAGCGACGGGGGGAAGGCGGGTGCAAAACCCGCTGCGAACGAAGAGGAGCTTTTTTGA
- a CDS encoding AGE family epimerase/isomerase, with translation MTKRITNRFSPAALAAEYKDTLVNDVLEFWLLHGIDKTYGGICTGLDRKGNVIETDKSIWFQGRALWTFARAYEMLASRGEIREEYIDACRSLSDFIERFGTDKSDGRMYFRVAKDGKPVIKRIRYYFSETFAAIGFAAFARAAKNADCEEKAFSYFNRIEAIKKSGVLVPKFDAKTRSARSFGEPMILLNTLSELRLAANAKKSFCEKKIDALLKEIQTYFIRPDLQAVLEQCALDGSVQSEHFEGRLLNPGHAIEGAWFIMKEGILRGDEKLKTLGVRMFDWMWTRGWDKKYGGIIYFRDIEGKSGNEYWHDMKFWWPQCEALIASLYAYKITGDAEYRKRFVLMHNYFHERFPDKTYGECFGYFHRDGTLSTDVKGNMYKGPFHIPRMYMECMELLETM, from the coding sequence GTGACAAAACGTATAACGAACAGATTTTCTCCCGCAGCTCTCGCGGCCGAATACAAAGATACTCTCGTAAACGATGTGCTCGAATTTTGGCTTTTGCACGGTATCGATAAAACGTACGGCGGCATCTGCACGGGACTCGACCGTAAAGGAAACGTCATCGAAACGGATAAATCGATATGGTTCCAGGGACGCGCGCTGTGGACATTTGCACGTGCCTATGAAATGCTTGCCTCGCGCGGAGAAATACGTGAAGAATATATCGATGCGTGCCGCTCGCTTTCGGATTTTATCGAACGTTTCGGTACGGATAAAAGCGACGGGCGTATGTATTTCCGCGTTGCAAAAGACGGAAAGCCCGTCATAAAACGGATCCGCTATTATTTCAGCGAAACCTTTGCCGCGATCGGTTTTGCGGCTTTTGCGCGTGCGGCAAAAAATGCCGACTGCGAAGAAAAAGCGTTTTCCTATTTCAATAGAATCGAAGCGATAAAAAAAAGCGGCGTCCTCGTTCCGAAGTTCGATGCGAAAACGCGGAGCGCACGTTCTTTCGGCGAGCCGATGATTTTGCTCAATACGCTTTCCGAGCTCCGTCTCGCAGCGAATGCAAAAAAATCGTTTTGTGAAAAAAAAATCGATGCGCTTTTAAAAGAGATTCAAACGTATTTTATCCGTCCCGACTTGCAGGCGGTGCTTGAACAGTGCGCACTCGACGGGAGCGTGCAGAGCGAACACTTCGAAGGCAGATTGCTCAATCCCGGACACGCGATCGAAGGCGCGTGGTTTATCATGAAAGAGGGGATTTTACGCGGCGACGAAAAGCTTAAAACGCTCGGCGTACGAATGTTCGACTGGATGTGGACTCGCGGCTGGGATAAAAAATACGGCGGCATCATCTACTTCCGCGACATCGAGGGAAAGAGCGGAAACGAATATTGGCACGATATGAAATTCTGGTGGCCGCAGTGCGAAGCATTGATCGCATCGCTGTACGCGTATAAGATCACCGGAGACGCCGAATATCGAAAGCGCTTTGTCCTCATGCATAATTATTTTCACGAGCGTTTCCCCGACAAAACATACGGCGAATGTTTCGGCTATTTTCACCGCGACGGCACTCTTTCCACCGACGTCAAAGGCAATATGTATAAGGGACCGTTCCACATTCCTCGTATGTATATGGAGTGCATGGAGCTTCTCGAAACGATGTAA
- a CDS encoding tetratricopeptide repeat protein — protein sequence MPRDVLDVASKMLSRRDFPSAIKLLEGRSEIYEGNFAYYILLANACLYAGDAGTASMYYQKAREIKLTDTGLLLGQAALFLRRGNTDRALQYYLEVLDGDPENKIAKNALEFIRTQGDYDTICRWIDNGKIERFYPPIGMNIGKILGIAVPAAACVLGVLFALLIIRTPRASPQGERADLSALALSSDEAKYAQEKDMASSAYAFILSNKEITESYARSQRYFQAYRDNAAQIEINRILHSNASLSIKQKARVLMSYLSPPTFDTITDNPSYEDAVKNPVLYEDCYASWSGRVSNAAVQGTSYRFDLLVGYETMEKVVGIVPVQFQSDPGITSSLPVKVLGKIVFENGKMNLEGRSVYQSVKDFLETP from the coding sequence ATGCCGCGCGATGTTCTCGATGTCGCTTCCAAAATGCTCTCGCGCAGGGATTTTCCGTCTGCAATAAAACTCCTCGAAGGGCGGAGCGAAATCTACGAAGGTAATTTTGCTTATTACATTTTGCTCGCAAATGCGTGCCTCTATGCGGGGGACGCGGGTACGGCTTCGATGTATTATCAAAAGGCGCGGGAGATAAAACTCACCGATACGGGCTTGCTTTTGGGACAAGCCGCGCTTTTTTTGCGCCGCGGCAATACCGATCGCGCGCTGCAGTATTATCTGGAAGTGCTCGACGGCGATCCCGAAAATAAAATCGCAAAAAATGCGCTCGAATTTATCCGTACGCAGGGCGACTACGATACGATTTGCCGATGGATCGACAACGGAAAGATCGAACGGTTTTATCCGCCGATCGGCATGAATATCGGAAAGATTTTAGGAATTGCCGTTCCCGCGGCTGCCTGTGTTCTCGGCGTTCTTTTCGCTCTGCTCATTATCCGCACACCTCGCGCTTCGCCTCAGGGCGAGCGGGCGGACTTGTCGGCACTCGCACTTTCTTCCGACGAAGCGAAATACGCGCAGGAAAAGGATATGGCGTCTTCCGCCTATGCGTTTATCCTGTCGAACAAAGAGATAACCGAAAGCTATGCGCGCTCTCAGCGCTATTTTCAAGCTTACCGCGACAACGCGGCGCAGATCGAAATCAACCGGATTTTACATTCGAACGCATCGCTTTCGATCAAACAAAAAGCGCGCGTTTTGATGAGTTATCTTTCGCCTCCGACTTTCGACACGATTACCGACAATCCCTCGTATGAAGATGCGGTGAAAAATCCCGTGCTCTACGAAGACTGCTATGCCTCATGGTCGGGGCGCGTTTCAAATGCCGCCGTGCAGGGTACTTCATACCGTTTCGATTTGCTTGTCGGCTACGAAACGATGGAAAAAGTCGTCGGCATCGTTCCGGTGCAATTCCAATCCGATCCGGGAATTACGAGCTCGCTTCCGGTGAAAGTGCTCGGAAAGATCGTATTCGAAAACGGAAAGATGAATCTGGAAGGACGGTCGGTGTATCAAAGCGTAAAGGATTTTCTCGAAACGCCGTAG
- a CDS encoding tetratricopeptide repeat protein produces the protein MIASVKRFASAVAALVFCAAALFPASREGQAAFTQGCTAFKSGDWYSAMISLRQASTYPENDTGETRYMLIAAEMYSGAYAEAVADCDYYLRNFQGGIYEPYVQYQKGRAFFYLGEYEKSVLLLSDFCHQYADHEMYASSLFWIAESFYAGYNYDEALVLYRRIVNEFPSDAKAKAAEQRIEVIAQRTREEKLLYLLKKTGEAYLAAKEDYEKQLHMYDTVSITSSGSEKKAADLQKKNEALAAENERLHTEVSDLQNKLAAQKAEANERVLRLKAKAKEAEALMREGTQ, from the coding sequence ATGATTGCGAGCGTAAAACGTTTTGCATCCGCAGTTGCCGCTCTCGTTTTTTGCGCGGCGGCGCTTTTTCCCGCATCCCGTGAAGGGCAAGCCGCTTTCACTCAGGGCTGTACCGCATTTAAATCGGGCGATTGGTATTCGGCGATGATTTCGCTCCGCCAAGCTTCGACCTATCCTGAAAATGATACGGGCGAAACGCGCTATATGCTCATCGCGGCTGAAATGTATTCGGGTGCATACGCGGAAGCCGTCGCCGACTGCGATTATTATCTTAGGAATTTTCAGGGCGGTATATACGAGCCCTATGTGCAATATCAAAAAGGACGCGCATTTTTTTATCTCGGTGAGTACGAAAAATCCGTTTTACTTTTGAGCGATTTTTGTCACCAATATGCCGATCACGAAATGTATGCGTCGTCTCTCTTTTGGATCGCCGAATCGTTTTATGCCGGCTATAATTACGATGAAGCGCTCGTCCTTTACAGACGCATCGTAAACGAATTTCCGTCGGATGCAAAAGCGAAGGCGGCCGAGCAGCGCATCGAAGTGATCGCTCAGCGCACACGCGAAGAAAAATTATTGTACCTCCTGAAAAAAACGGGAGAAGCGTATTTGGCGGCAAAAGAAGATTACGAAAAGCAGCTGCACATGTACGATACGGTAAGCATCACTTCTTCCGGAAGCGAAAAAAAAGCGGCCGATCTGCAGAAAAAAAACGAAGCGCTTGCTGCGGAAAACGAACGCTTGCATACCGAAGTTTCCGATTTGCAAAATAAACTTGCCGCCCAAAAAGCCGAAGCGAACGAACGCGTACTCCGCCTCAAAGCGAAAGCGAAGGAAGCAGAAGCGCTGATGAGGGAGGGTACACAGTGA
- a CDS encoding leucine-rich repeat domain-containing protein, with amino-acid sequence MNKLCTHKKIAVPTAVFALAAALILSACANPSDSSNGNGGTPETPKYEIKFKTAASVGKIIAKLDNGTEINNGDTVEKGQTVTFTAEVTVASPKYLIAGWLQGGEPIAEAGIERSYSIIITKPVDISVVFEKAQQITIKGDERVETSSIDIPENTVWKVIKSDVSKKLQLKSGYQADDYGIYEWKIADKNGEAITDDRKLAAGDTVYAVTNYTKFNIDAGALKGYTGGKPKGNIILPSDITKIDENAFKECTELTGTLDLSKCVNLTLIRYNAFYKCSGLTGLILPENLTTIDINAFAECENLTGKLNLPESLKSVNDYAFNNCKKLNGELSLPQNLETIGKLAFKFCNGITSVKIRSAKLKLIGEQAFVNMKPGIPFTVKTDEVKGMLENSNSNITGTQITVDSSI; translated from the coding sequence ATGAACAAACTATGCACACACAAAAAAATTGCCGTACCGACTGCGGTATTCGCACTTGCCGCAGCGCTCATCCTTAGCGCATGTGCCAATCCGTCGGACAGTTCGAACGGAAACGGAGGTACACCCGAAACGCCGAAATATGAAATAAAATTTAAAACTGCCGCTTCGGTCGGAAAAATCATTGCAAAACTTGACAACGGAACCGAAATCAATAATGGCGATACGGTGGAAAAAGGACAAACCGTAACTTTTACGGCGGAAGTTACCGTAGCCTCTCCGAAATATCTCATTGCAGGGTGGCTGCAAGGCGGCGAACCCATAGCGGAAGCCGGAATAGAACGTTCTTACAGTATTATTATAACAAAGCCGGTTGACATTTCGGTCGTCTTCGAAAAAGCGCAACAGATCACGATAAAAGGCGATGAGCGCGTAGAGACCTCTTCAATCGATATACCGGAAAATACGGTATGGAAAGTGATAAAATCCGATGTATCGAAAAAATTGCAATTAAAGAGCGGATATCAAGCCGACGACTACGGAATTTACGAATGGAAAATAGCAGACAAAAACGGCGAAGCTATAACGGATGATCGTAAGCTTGCCGCAGGCGACACCGTCTACGCCGTTACGAATTATACGAAGTTTAATATTGACGCCGGCGCGCTTAAAGGCTATACGGGAGGCAAGCCGAAAGGAAATATAATTCTGCCGAGCGATATTACGAAAATCGATGAAAACGCTTTTAAAGAGTGTACCGAATTAACGGGAACATTGGATTTATCTAAATGCGTAAATTTGACCTTAATCAGGTATAACGCCTTTTATAAGTGCAGCGGTTTAACAGGATTGATTTTACCCGAAAATCTTACGACTATTGACATAAATGCTTTTGCCGAATGTGAAAATCTTACGGGAAAATTAAATCTGCCGGAAAGTCTCAAATCCGTTAACGACTATGCATTTAATAACTGCAAGAAATTAAACGGAGAACTCTCATTACCCCAAAATTTGGAAACTATCGGTAAGCTTGCTTTTAAGTTTTGTAACGGTATTACTTCGGTAAAAATACGTTCCGCTAAATTGAAGCTTATCGGAGAACAAGCTTTTGTTAATATGAAGCCCGGCATTCCTTTTACCGTTAAAACAGATGAGGTAAAAGGAATGCTTGAAAACAGCAACAGCAATATCACCGGCACACAAATAACGGTAGACTCCTCCATCTAA
- the folK gene encoding 2-amino-4-hydroxy-6-hydroxymethyldihydropteridine diphosphokinase produces MREATLGIGSNMPYRSMPPIDIVKAACNELRPLFVSFAASSLYRTQALYIADQSDFYNMVVQGAVREGLTPHDLLAEIHKIEAKYGRNRKKEVRFGPRSLDIDIELFGDMEIDDETLTIPHPRMRERAFVLVPLFEILKRCESENDKASLLIKKYGEDLKRLSAQRIERCAETV; encoded by the coding sequence TTGCGTGAAGCGACGCTCGGCATCGGCTCGAATATGCCGTACCGCTCCATGCCGCCGATCGATATCGTAAAAGCTGCGTGCAATGAACTGCGCCCGCTTTTCGTTTCGTTTGCCGCTTCTTCGCTGTACCGTACACAGGCGCTCTACATTGCCGATCAAAGCGATTTTTACAATATGGTCGTGCAAGGCGCCGTCCGCGAAGGACTTACGCCGCACGATCTCCTTGCCGAAATTCACAAGATTGAAGCGAAGTACGGACGCAACCGGAAAAAAGAAGTACGCTTCGGACCTCGTTCCCTCGACATCGATATCGAACTTTTCGGCGACATGGAAATTGACGACGAAACTCTTACGATTCCGCACCCGAGAATGCGCGAAAGAGCCTTTGTGCTCGTTCCGCTTTTCGAAATACTCAAGCGCTGTGAAAGCGAAAACGATAAAGCGTCTCTTTTGATAAAAAAATACGGTGAAGATTTAAAGCGGCTTTCCGCACAACGCATAGAACGCTGTGCGGAAACAGTTTGA
- the hisF gene encoding imidazole glycerol phosphate synthase subunit HisF — MLKKRIIVCLDVKDGRTTKGIKFQNNRDIGDPVAMSAEYWRQGADELVFYDIMASANGRGPILDLVARVAREVFIPFCVGGGIATIDDIRSTILAGAEKVSLNSQAVKNPDLIREGARVFGNQCIVLGMDASHDEAMPSGYRVFINGGRTKTDLDAKEWAQKAVSLGAGEIVLNAIDTDGVQNGYELSLTRMISESVSVPVIASGGAGCVQHIADAFTEGKADAALIATMVHSGNYTIARIKRELDAQHIPVRL; from the coding sequence ATGCTGAAAAAACGGATCATCGTCTGCCTCGACGTTAAAGACGGGCGTACGACAAAGGGTATCAAATTTCAAAACAACCGCGATATCGGAGACCCCGTTGCGATGTCCGCAGAATACTGGCGACAAGGCGCGGACGAACTCGTCTTTTACGATATCATGGCGTCGGCAAACGGGAGAGGCCCCATACTCGACCTCGTCGCGCGCGTTGCACGCGAAGTGTTTATTCCCTTTTGTGTCGGAGGCGGCATCGCGACGATCGACGACATACGCTCGACAATCCTTGCAGGAGCGGAAAAAGTGAGTCTCAATTCGCAAGCGGTAAAAAATCCCGACCTTATCCGGGAAGGCGCCCGCGTTTTCGGAAATCAGTGCATCGTACTCGGCATGGACGCTTCGCACGACGAGGCGATGCCGAGCGGCTACCGCGTATTCATCAACGGCGGAAGGACGAAGACGGATTTGGATGCAAAAGAATGGGCGCAAAAAGCCGTTTCGCTCGGAGCGGGCGAAATCGTTTTAAACGCGATCGATACCGACGGCGTACAAAACGGCTACGAACTTTCGCTCACGCGCATGATTTCCGAAAGCGTTTCCGTTCCGGTCATCGCATCGGGCGGCGCGGGATGCGTGCAGCACATCGCCGATGCGTTTACGGAAGGAAAAGCAGACGCGGCGCTCATCGCAACGATGGTGCATTCGGGAAACTATACGATCGCCCGCATCAAACGGGAACTCGATGCGCAGCATATTCCGGTGAGGTTATAA